From a region of the Apis cerana isolate GH-2021 linkage group LG13, AcerK_1.0, whole genome shotgun sequence genome:
- the LOC107998838 gene encoding pyruvate dehydrogenase (acetyl-transferring) kinase, mitochondrial isoform X1: MKLTQKCLGNISKMLDFYSQFNPSPLSIKQFIDFGLSACERKSFIFLRKELPVRLANIMKEIHLLPDNLLKMPSVGIVNNLYATSFEDIMQFEKVEVNDSTLDKFCQTLVKIRNRHKDIVETMAQGVLELKESHDVDVQTENNIQYFLDRFLMSRISIRMLINQHTLLFGSELNGHSRHVGSIDPSCEISSVVKDAYEKARLLCDQYYMASPELIVQQHNEYDRCSQIRIVYVPSHLFHMLFELFKNSMRAVMEHHSSNGEYPAIEVIVSRGKEDICVKMSDKGGGIPRSQMDHLFKYMYSTAPRPTKTDAHTVPLAGYGYGLPVSRLYARYFHGDLVLQSCDGFGTDAIVYLKALSNEANELLPIFNKTSSKFYRTQVSTTDWSSHCGGGMATRQLRMSLVQGHKLPRGMEVRHC, from the exons GCCTAAGCGCCTGTGAGAGGAAGTCCTTTATATTCTTGAGGAAGGAATTGCCTGTCCGATTGGCCAACATTATGAAAGAGATCCATCTATTGCcggataatttattgaaaatgccTAGCGTGGgtatagttaataatttatacgcaACCTCGTTCGAGGATATCATGCAGTTCGAGAAGGTTGAAGTCAACGATAGCACTCTAGACAA ATTCTGTCAGACATTGGTGAAAATTAGGAACAGGCACAAGGACATCGTCGAAACGATGGCGCAAGGTGTTTTAGAATTGAAAGAATCCCACGATGTCGATGTCCAGACGGAgaacaatattcaatatttcttggACAGATTTCTCATGTCTCGAATTTCCATTCGTATGCTGATCAATCAACATA CTCTCTTGTTCGGTAGCGAATTAAATGGACACAGTAGACATGTGGGATCCATAGATCCATCCTGTGAGATAAGCAGCGTTGTGAAAGACGCGTATGAGAAAGCGAGATTACTGTGTGATCAATATTATATGGCTAGTCCGGAATTGATAGTCCAGCAACATAACG AGTACGATCGATGTAGCCAAATTAGAATAGTTTACGTACCAAGCCATTTGTTCCACATGCTGTTCGAACTTTTCAAAAACAGTATGCGAGCGGTTATGGAACACCATAGTTCGAACGGGGAATATCCAGCGATAGAAGTGATCGTGTCGCGTGGAAAAGAAGATATATGCGTTAAG ATGTCCGATAAAGGCGGTGGTATCCCTCGCTCGCAAATGGACCATTTGTTTAAATACATGTACAGCACGGCACCTAGGCCAACCAAAACCGATGCTCACACAGTTCCACTTGCCGGATACGGTTATGGTCTTCCAGTATCTCGATTATACGCCAGATATTTCCACGGTGATCTCGTTCTCCAAAGTTGTGATGGTTTCGGTACCGATGCCATCGTATATCTAAAG GCTTTGTCGAACGAAGCCAACGAGTTATTGCCAATTTTCAACAAGACTTCCTCCAAATTTTATCGAACTCAAGTATCAACCACCGATTGGAGCAGTCATTGTGGTGGTGGAATGGCCACGAGGCAATTACGTATGAGTCTTGTTCAAGGACACAAACTTCCACGTGGAATGGAAGTTAGGCATTGTTAA
- the LOC107998838 gene encoding pyruvate dehydrogenase (acetyl-transferring) kinase, mitochondrial isoform X2: MTNRYFSTCLSACERKSFIFLRKELPVRLANIMKEIHLLPDNLLKMPSVGIVNNLYATSFEDIMQFEKVEVNDSTLDKFCQTLVKIRNRHKDIVETMAQGVLELKESHDVDVQTENNIQYFLDRFLMSRISIRMLINQHTLLFGSELNGHSRHVGSIDPSCEISSVVKDAYEKARLLCDQYYMASPELIVQQHNEYDRCSQIRIVYVPSHLFHMLFELFKNSMRAVMEHHSSNGEYPAIEVIVSRGKEDICVKMSDKGGGIPRSQMDHLFKYMYSTAPRPTKTDAHTVPLAGYGYGLPVSRLYARYFHGDLVLQSCDGFGTDAIVYLKALSNEANELLPIFNKTSSKFYRTQVSTTDWSSHCGGGMATRQLRMSLVQGHKLPRGMEVRHC, encoded by the exons GCCTAAGCGCCTGTGAGAGGAAGTCCTTTATATTCTTGAGGAAGGAATTGCCTGTCCGATTGGCCAACATTATGAAAGAGATCCATCTATTGCcggataatttattgaaaatgccTAGCGTGGgtatagttaataatttatacgcaACCTCGTTCGAGGATATCATGCAGTTCGAGAAGGTTGAAGTCAACGATAGCACTCTAGACAA ATTCTGTCAGACATTGGTGAAAATTAGGAACAGGCACAAGGACATCGTCGAAACGATGGCGCAAGGTGTTTTAGAATTGAAAGAATCCCACGATGTCGATGTCCAGACGGAgaacaatattcaatatttcttggACAGATTTCTCATGTCTCGAATTTCCATTCGTATGCTGATCAATCAACATA CTCTCTTGTTCGGTAGCGAATTAAATGGACACAGTAGACATGTGGGATCCATAGATCCATCCTGTGAGATAAGCAGCGTTGTGAAAGACGCGTATGAGAAAGCGAGATTACTGTGTGATCAATATTATATGGCTAGTCCGGAATTGATAGTCCAGCAACATAACG AGTACGATCGATGTAGCCAAATTAGAATAGTTTACGTACCAAGCCATTTGTTCCACATGCTGTTCGAACTTTTCAAAAACAGTATGCGAGCGGTTATGGAACACCATAGTTCGAACGGGGAATATCCAGCGATAGAAGTGATCGTGTCGCGTGGAAAAGAAGATATATGCGTTAAG ATGTCCGATAAAGGCGGTGGTATCCCTCGCTCGCAAATGGACCATTTGTTTAAATACATGTACAGCACGGCACCTAGGCCAACCAAAACCGATGCTCACACAGTTCCACTTGCCGGATACGGTTATGGTCTTCCAGTATCTCGATTATACGCCAGATATTTCCACGGTGATCTCGTTCTCCAAAGTTGTGATGGTTTCGGTACCGATGCCATCGTATATCTAAAG GCTTTGTCGAACGAAGCCAACGAGTTATTGCCAATTTTCAACAAGACTTCCTCCAAATTTTATCGAACTCAAGTATCAACCACCGATTGGAGCAGTCATTGTGGTGGTGGAATGGCCACGAGGCAATTACGTATGAGTCTTGTTCAAGGACACAAACTTCCACGTGGAATGGAAGTTAGGCATTGTTAA